The genome window GGAGGAGCCAATTCAATGTCACTCGAGAAATGAGTGTGGGCACCGCTGGGTTGAGTCAATCATCCAGTATACGCATCATGAACTTATGGCAGCCTGAATCCACCCTTGCAGCTGTCATCACCATCACTCCTAGGTActttttcctcttcgtcagAGGTTCCACTGGCAATGCTTTCCTTATCCTAGGTCCTCCTCGCGGGGCTATGGCCAATCACATCTCGGGAAGTTGCTGAGTcagccatcaacaacttgTCCCTCTTACGTCGCCAACTGAGAGAGACATCCTTCTTGCCTCTTTGCTTTAGTCATCCACGATTCTCTGCTTTGTAAATCCATCATCTGCCTTTTGACTGTTCTAGAATTTTCAAGACGACACATTTTTGACATCGACCGAAAGCTTTGCACTGTTCCTTCTAGCTGTTCTTACCACCTTGAGCGTCATTCTAAGCGCTCCCGCATTTCTTTAGTCTGCACCAGGAGTGGTAGACACGAGTTAAAATTGCTAGAAAGTCTTGCTCGAAGGCAAGACTTTCACCCTTAATCCTTCACAATTCCTTCAGAACTACCTGTTCGTGACGCTACGAAGCTGGCAAAGCGTAGAGCGTCCTGCGACCAAGCAGCAACTCCGCctgagaagaaaatcatGACGGTATGCTATCTCATCCACGATCACCGATCTTCTACGGCACAGAGAGAGTACTGAGTATTTATGCCTCTAGGACGCCAATATGCAGCTTGATAACCCCCAGGAAACAgtggagaagatcaaacAGGGAGAGATCGATGAGTCCCTGTACAGTCGTCAACTGTATGTTGATCCCATTCCGCTTTAATGTAATATTCTAATATCTGCTGCTTTATAGGTACGTCCTCGGCCATGAGGCTATGAAGCGAATGAGTTCTTCAAATGTTCTTGTTGTCGGTATGAAGGGTCTTGGTGTGGAGATCGGTAAGCACAATATCTGGTTTGCCAAGTACGGTCAACGACTGACGAGCTCTTTCAGCCAAGAACGTTGCCCTTGCTGGGGTTAAGTCCCTCACGCTATACGATCCTGCCCCAGTCGTTATCTCCGACCTATCCTCACAGTTCTTCCTTCAACCACAAGATGTCGGGAAACCAAGGGCCGAGGTAACAGCTCCGAGGGTCGCAGAGCTGAACTCGTACGTGCCTGTTACTGTTCATAAGGGTAGCAACTTggtggatgatctcgagcAACTGAAACAGTATCAGGCAGTGGTTCTCACTGCGACTCCTCTGAAGGAACAGCTTGCTATCGCTGACTTTTGCCACAAGAACGGCATCTatatcaccatcaccgacaCTTTTGGTCTCTTTGGATACATCTTCAATGATTTTGGGAAGAACTTCACCGTTGGAGATGCTACAGGTGAAGAGCCAGTCAGTGGAATCGTTGCCGACATTGACGAAGATGGCTTGGTTTCTGCGTTGGACGAGACTCGCCATGGCCTCGAAGATGGGGATTACGTGACATTTACTGAAGTCAAGGGTATGGAAGGGCTGAACAACTGCGACCCACGGAAGATCACTGTCAAGGGTCCTTATACATTCTCAATTGGGGATGTCTCGGGCCTTGGCACGTATCAAGGCGGTGGTATCTTCACGCAGGTTAAGATGCCTAAGTTCGTCGATTTCGAGCCATTCAGCGAACAGCTCAAGAAGCCTGAGCTCATGGTCTCTGACTTTGCCAAGTTCGACCGGCCACAGCAGCTACACATCGGAGTTCAGGCGCTCCACAAGTTCGCCGAAGCTCACGATGGTCAATACCCGCGGCCTCacaatgacgatgatgcccaGGAAGTGATTAAGATTGCGAATGAACTTGCATCAAGCCAAGAAGAGAAGGTGGAGTTGGACGAGAAAATTATTAGAGAGTTGAGCTACCAGGCTCGCGGAGATCTCAACCCCTTGGCCGCTTTCTTTGGAGGTGTTGCAGCTCAGGAAGTTCTAAAGGCCGTCTCTGGAAAGTTCAATCCCATTCATCAATGGCTCTACCTCGACTCCTTGGAGTCGCTGCCGACGTCTGTCACCCGGTCCGAAGAGAGCTGCAAGCCACTTGGCACTCGCTACGATGGGCAAATAGCTGTCTTCGGCAAGGAATTCCAAGACAAGATCGCCAATCTCACTCAGTTCCTTGTTGGTGCGGGAGCTATTGGGTGCGAGACTTTGAAGAATTGGGCCATGATGGGTCTTGGAACTGGTCCTAAGGGCAAGATCTTCGTCACCGACATGGATCAGATCGAAAGGAGCAACCTCAACAGACAATTCTTATTTCGTTCTAAAGATGTTGGGAAGCTCAAAAGTGAATGCGCTTCTGCTGCGGCACAGGCAATGAACCCGGACCTGAAAGGTAAAATCGTGACACTCCGAGACCGAGTAGGACCCGACACCGAACACATTTTCAACGAGGAATTTTGGGAAGCTCTTGATGGCGTGACCAACGCTTTGGACAACGTTGACGCAAGAACTTATGTTGATCGTCGCTGTGTTTTCTTCCGCAAACCTCTTCTTGAAAGCGGTACCCTTGGTACGAAAGGCAACACTCAGGTCATTCTGCCCCATATCACCGAATCCTACTCGAGCTCTCAGGATCCCCCAGAAAAGTCGTTCCCGATGTGCACATTGAAGAGCTTCCCCAACAGAATCGAACACACAATTGCGTGGGCACGGGATCTTTTCCAGACTTTCTTTGTCGGGCCTCCTGAGGCAGTGAACATGTATCTATCCCAGCCGAATTACATTGAGCAGACGCTCAAGCAGGCTGGAAATGAGAAGCAAACTTTGGAGCACCTCCGGGACTTTTTAGTAACCAACAAGCCTACTTCGTTTGATGATTGCATTATCTGGGCGCGCCAGCAGTTTGAGGCTCAGTACAACAATGCAATTCAACAACTTCTCTACAACTTCCCTCGGGACTCCAAGACCTCGTCCGGTCAACCTTTTTGGTCTGGGCCGAAGCGGGCCCCAACACCTCTCAAGTTCGATAGCTCGAACCCAACTCACCTAGCATTCATCGTTGCTGGCGCGAATCTCCACGCCTTTAACTATGGAATCAAGAACCCTGGGGTAGACAAAGAGTACTACAGAAAGGTTGTGGACAACATGATCATTCCTGAATTTGTACCAAGATCCGGCGTCAAGATTCAGGCGGATGAGAATGAGCCTGATCCGAATGCTCAGCAGTCTTCGTCCCTTGATGACAGTCAAGAGATTCAGCGTCTCGTTGAGTCTCTGCCTCCTCCCGAATCCCTCGGCGGATTCCGCTTGAATCCCGTTGAATTTGAGAAGGATGACGATACAAACCACCACATCGACTTCATCACCGCCGCTAGCAATCTCCGCGCGGACAACTATGATATTCCCCAGGCCGACCGCCACAAAACCAAGTTCATTGCCGGTAAGATTATTCCGGCCATTGCCACGACTACCGCATTGGTAACAGGCTTGGTTGCTCTGGAGCTGTACAAGATCATcgatggcaaggatgatATTGAGCAATACAAGAACGGCTTCGTGAACCTCGCTCTCCCGTTCTTTGGCTTCAGTGAGCCCATAGCCAGTCCAAAGGGCAAGTACTTGGGCAAGCAAGGTGAGGTGACCATTGATCGACTCTGGGACCGTTTTGAACTCGACGACATTCCTCTACAAGACTTCCTCAAGCATTTCTCCGACCTGGGCTTGGAGATTAGCATGGTCAGCTCCGGCGTCAGTCTTCTGTATGCCAGTTTTTACGGCCCATCTAAGGTCAAAGACCGACTTCCTATGAAGTATGTATTACCCTTTACACATCGCTCCCGAGTATCGACTAACGTTATTTGCTTAGGATGAGCAAGCTCGTGGAGCACATTAGCAAGAAGCCTATCCCAGAACACCAGAAGAACATCATTTTCGAGGTGACTGCAGAGGATCAAaatgaggaggatgttgaaaTTCCCTATGTTATGGTGAAACTTCAGAAGTAGATGGATTTCTAGCGCAGAAACCGATATGCGGACACGACCTATGTTAGATGTCTGATTTACAGCACTCTGTCACCAGATTAGAAACAAAACTACGCGACTTTTTTATCATCAAACAATAACTGATAATTCTGAATTCCCCATAGTAGTTATGACGGAAATTACCGTGCTCTAGAAGCAGTTCTATAGTGAATATTTGTCATACTTTACGCGATTTATCCGTAAGCACTCAGTAAGCAAAAACGTCATTGCCCCCCCGCACCATGACTCGGTGGTCCATCAAGACAGCAACCCGTTATCTATTAAAGGCCTCATTTCCTCTCTTTGGTCACACTGAAATTCTTTGGCATTATCTCATGCTTGCTGCGCTCCCTCGGACCCAACTGTTCTCGCGGCATATCCTGAGGTCCATAACAACTGACGGGTTTCACAGATCCCCCGCAACGTACGGAAGCTCCAATATCCTCAGACAACCTCTCCTTCCAATCCGCAACATGGCCGTAAGCTCTCGAGTTTCATGCAACCTGTCTAAAGGCTCTTAACTGACATAAGCTCCTTGCCAAAATAGACAAGCAGTGCAGGCAAAATTACCGATTGGGTAGACCCCAAAGACAAGTCTGGTGAATTCAAGCGGCAGCAATCGGTTTTCCGCAACTTCATCTCCAGGGAGCCTGGCGCTCAATTCCCTCCGGAGAAAGATCGCTATCATCTTTATGTCTCATATGCCTGTCCTTGGGGTGCGCGTTCTCTTG of Aspergillus fumigatus Af293 chromosome 2, whole genome shotgun sequence contains these proteins:
- the ubaA gene encoding E1 ubiquitin-activating protein ubaA — translated: MTDANMQLDNPQETVEKIKQGEIDESLYSRQLYVLGHEAMKRMSSSNVLVVGMKGLGVEIAKNVALAGVKSLTLYDPAPVVISDLSSQFFLQPQDVGKPRAEVTAPRVAELNSYVPVTVHKGSNLVDDLEQLKQYQAVVLTATPLKEQLAIADFCHKNGIYITITDTFGLFGYIFNDFGKNFTVGDATGEEPVSGIVADIDEDGLVSALDETRHGLEDGDYVTFTEVKGMEGLNNCDPRKITVKGPYTFSIGDVSGLGTYQGGGIFTQVKMPKFVDFEPFSEQLKKPELMVSDFAKFDRPQQLHIGVQALHKFAEAHDGQYPRPHNDDDAQEVIKIANELASSQEEKVELDEKIIRELSYQARGDLNPLAAFFGGVAAQEVLKAVSGKFNPIHQWLYLDSLESLPTSVTRSEESCKPLGTRYDGQIAVFGKEFQDKIANLTQFLVGAGAIGCETLKNWAMMGLGTGPKGKIFVTDMDQIERSNLNRQFLFRSKDVGKLKSECASAAAQAMNPDLKGKIVTLRDRVGPDTEHIFNEEFWEALDGVTNALDNVDARTYVDRRCVFFRKPLLESGTLGTKGNTQVILPHITESYSSSQDPPEKSFPMCTLKSFPNRIEHTIAWARDLFQTFFVGPPEAVNMYLSQPNYIEQTLKQAGNEKQTLEHLRDFLVTNKPTSFDDCIIWARQQFEAQYNNAIQQLLYNFPRDSKTSSGQPFWSGPKRAPTPLKFDSSNPTHLAFIVAGANLHAFNYGIKNPGVDKEYYRKVVDNMIIPEFVPRSGVKIQADENEPDPNAQQSSSLDDSQEIQRLVESLPPPESLGGFRLNPVEFEKDDDTNHHIDFITAASNLRADNYDIPQADRHKTKFIAGKIIPAIATTTALVTGLVALELYKIIDGKDDIEQYKNGFVNLALPFFGFSEPIASPKGKYLGKQGEVTIDRLWDRFELDDIPLQDFLKHFSDLGLEISMVSSGVSLLYASFYGPSKVKDRLPMKMSKLVEHISKKPIPEHQKNIIFEVTAEDQNEEDVEIPYVMVKLQK